A region of the Mycobacterium sp. NBC_00419 genome:
TCTAGGTTGAGGTCTTCCTCGACCCGTAGGACTATGACGGGCACTTACGCCGGATTCGGATCGGTCCGAACCGTGATGACGACGAAAGTTGAAGGTGAGGTACTCCCCTCGCCCACCAGAATGGCGAACTGTAATTCGTCTGTCAAGTGTCGTGTTTTCGGTCGACGGCGCCTACTTCTGCTCGTAGGTTCCGTGGATGACGGCGCGGGCGATCGCGGTCATGAACACGTTGAAGCCCAGGAAAGCGGGGCTGGCGTCCTCGGTGAGCTCCAGCTTCTCCACGTTCAGTGCATGCACGGCCACGAAGTAGCGGTGGACGCCGTGGCCGGCCGGCGGAGCGGCACCGATGAAGCGGCGCACGCCGGCATCGTTGACCAGGGTCAGCGCGTCACCGGGCAGCAGCGAGCCGTCGCCGACGCCGGAGGGCAGCTCGGTCGTGGTGGCGGGCAGGTTGGCCACCGCCCAGTGCCAGAAACCCGATGCCGTGGGGGCATCCGGGTCATAGACGGTGACGGCGAAGCTGCGGGTCTCTTCCGGAAAGCCCGACCAACTGAGCTGGGGTGAGACGTCTTCGCCGCCGGCGCCCATGATCCCGCTGACCTGAGCGTTCTTCAGTGGCTTGCCGTCGGTGATGTCGGTACTGGTCAGGGTGAAGCCGGGCAGCTCGGGCAGAAAGTCGTAGGGGTTGTAGTCAAAGGCCATGAAATGCCAGTCCTTTCAGGGTTGGTCAGCAGTTTCTCAAGAAGTGTTCGAGCACAGCGACGCCGAACTCCAGCGCGTCGATGGGTACCCGCTCGTCGACGCCGTGGAACAGCGCCGCAAAGTCCAGTTCCGGCGGCAGTCGCAGCGGTATGAAACCGAAACACCGGATACCAAGGCGAGCAAAGTGTTTGGCGTCGGTACCGCCGGAGAGCATGTATGGCACGGTCCGGGCTTCCGGGTCCGCGGCGAGCAGCGCCGCGTTCATGGCGCCCACCAATTCACCGTCGAACGCCGTTTCGTACGAGGGCAATTCGGTGATCCACTCGCGAGTCACGTCCGGGCCGATGATCTCGTCGACTTCCCGCTCGAATGCGGCCTGGCGCCCCGGAACCACGCGGCAATCGATCACGGCTTCGGCCGTCGCGGGGATCACGTTCGCCTTGTATCCGGCCTTGAGCATCGTGGGATTTGCCGTGTCGCGCAGGGTGGCACCGACGATGCGGGCGATCGGACCCAGCTTCGCGATCGCCCCGTCGAGATCAGGGCCGTCGAGGTCGAAGGTGTAGCCGGTCTCCTCGGCAACCGCGGTCAGGAATTCCTCGACCGCAGGGTGCACCACGAGCGGGAACTGGTGGCGCCCGAGCCGTGCGACGGCTTCGGCGATCGTCGTCACGGCGTTGTCGTCGTGGATCATCGAGCCGTGGCCGGCTCGGCCGCGGGCCTTCAGGCGCATCCACAACATGCCCTTTTCGGCGGTTTCGATCAGATAGAGCCGCCGCTCCCCGCCGTCTTGTCGCGGCACCGTCAGCGAGAAGCCGCCGACCTCACCGATGGCCTCGGTGATGCCGTCGAACAAGTCGGGCCGGTTCTCCACCAGCCACTTGCAACCGTAATTACCACCGGCTTCCTCGTCGGCGACGAAGGCGAACACCAGGTCGCGCGGGGGCACGATTCCGGCGCGTTTGAAGTGCCGTGCGACGGCGATCATCATGCCGCACATGTCTTTCATGTCGACCGCACCGCGGCCCCAGACATAGCCGTCGGCGATCGCACCGGAGAACGGATGCACGCTCCAGTCCGCGGGTTCGGCGGGCACGACGTCGAGGTGGCCGTGGATGAGCACGGCGCCACGGCTCGGGTCCGCCCCGGCGAGGCGGGCGAAGACGTTGCCGCGGCCGGGAGCGCCGGACTCGACGTATTCGCATGTGTAGCCGACCGCGCTGAGCTGCTCGGCCACCCACAGGGCGCACTCCGCCTCGCCCTTGGTGGTCTCGAGCTCACCGGTGTTGGAGGTATCGAAACGGATGAGGGCGCTGACGAGGTCAACCACCTCGTCGACGGGTTGTGTCACAGTCACCTTTCCTACCACTGGCGGCGCCGAACCGGCGGTGGGGCATCGAGCCAATACCACATGTTTCCCTCCAACCCCTCGCGCAACACGCCGATATGGGGTTTGATTTACCGGTGACTCCCCGCCTGCCCGCGATCGCGGCGCTGCTGTGCCTGTTGGTCAGCGGCTGCACCGCCACCACCTCGGGCACCGCGATGTCTGCCGACCACGCTCCGCTGGCGACGCCGGACGCGCTTCCCACCCTGCTGCTGCCGGCCGGGGACGTCGGCGCGGCCCTGTCGAGCGACGACGTCGTGGTCACCGCGGATGTGACCAAGGCCTGGAACGACAGCGCCCGGCTGGACGACGTGAACTGCCTGGCCATCGCGGGTGCCGCCCAGCAGAGCGTGTACGCCAAGAGCGGCTCGACGGCCGTGCACGGACAGGTCTTGCGTGACCCGCCGACAGCGCCGGCCTGGTCGCACTTCGCCGTACAGGCCGTGGTGCTGTTCCCGACCGCCCGGGCAGCCGCTGACTTCTTCGCGACCTCGCAGGCGCAGTGGTCGGGCTGCTCCGATCGCGAACTCACCTACCCCGCGCCGATCGGCCCCGCCCAGGTGTGGTCGGTGGGCCGCCCCAGCACCGATCACGACGTGCTGGCGGTCTCGCGGGTGCAGATGACCCCGGAGAAATGGTCGTGCCAACGGGCCCTGACCGTGCACAGCAATGTGGCGGTGGACGTCGAAGCGTGCAGCGCCGACGGTCCAACGTCGGCGGCCTCGGCGATCGCGGGCCAAATCGCCCAGCGCCTGCCCGCGGCCTAGTTCCGGTTTGGGACTCGGGTCGTCGATCCGTTAGCCTTAGCTGCCCCTGCTGGGGCGATGTCCGAGTGGCGGAATGGCAGACGCGCTAGCTTGAGGTGCTAGTGCCCTATTAACGGGCGTGGGGGTTCAAGTCCCCCCTCGGACACAGCAGAACGGGCCCCGGTAGCCCGGGGCCGTTCTTCGTCGCTGTCAGCCCCGGCGGGCCGCCTGCAGCGCGTCGCCCAGCGTCCACACCGCGATACCGAGCAGCGCGATGTCCTTCACCAGGAACTGACCGGTCGATGACAACGCCGGAAAGCCCCCGGCGGATTCCTCACCGATACCCGGCGTGGTCACCAGAAAGCTCAGGGTCGCCAGGAACAGACCGATCGCCGAGATGCTGCCGAGCGCCGACACCTTCGGCCACCACGGCTTGAGGGCCAGCAACACCGCAGTGCTCAGCTCGACCACGCCGAGCACCGCCGAGAACGCCGGCACCGAGAAGACGGTGTAGACCCAGCTCATCAGCGGACTGTTCGCCACCAGGGGCTCGATGCCCTGCGCCTCGTAGGCAGTGAACTTCAGCGCCCCGATCCAGGCGATCACCACCACCAGCCCGTAGCGAACCGACAGGGCACCGAGGCGCACCAGGGCCGAATTCGGCTGGCGGACAGGGTGTTCGACGTGGGGCTGGGTGGCAGTCATCGGCGGTGAGCCCTTCAACAGGTAGTGGCGGGGTACATCTGGTGAGTGCTCGGCGAGCCGGCATCCGTTACACCACGCAGGGATGTAACGCCGGGGCTCCCGCCACACACCAAGCCTGCGAAACACAATCGTCGCCTCGCCGAGCGAGGCCAGGGACCCGAGGAACCGCACATGAAGAAGGTCGTACTCACCGCCGCCATCGCCGGTATGGCACTGGCCACCGCGCTGGTGGCACCCGGGGCGGCCACCGCCATTCCGCCCAGTGGCTCGGCTGCCGACGTGGTCAAGACCCTGCAGGATCAGGGTTACAGCGTGCAGTTCAACGGCACGGTCCTCGGGCCCCTGGCCCGGTGTTCGGTCACCGGGGTACACGGCCTGGTCGTCATGATGATGTCGGACGGCACCCTGATGCTGCCGATGGACAAGACCAACCCGGGCGACGTGTTCGTCGACGTGTCCTGCCCGTCGAGCAACAACTGACAACCAGTCGGGACTACTGCTCGAGGGTGAACACCACGTCATACAGCCCCGGATGGGCCTGCCCCAGCGCCGCGTTGCGGTCGAGGAATCCCGCGCCCCGCAGTGCGTCGATCACAGCCAGCGCAGAGTCGAGATCTTCGCACTGGGCATAGTTGGTTACCCGCGTCCCGTCATGGCTGCGGTGCACGCTTGCCGAAATCCAGCCGGGCGTCTGACGTGCGAAGCGGGCCGATTCCGCGAGCAGATCGATCAGCGCCTGCTGACCGCCTTCGGCAACGGTGAAGGTGTTGATCTGGGTGACGAGGTTGCCACCGGTTCGGATGATGGGCATGGACTGCTCCTTTGCTAGTGGGCAGCAGGAGGCAGGCTTGACGACGAAAGCTCTTGCACGCCAAGCCCACCGGGCACTGCTGCACCGGTGTGCTTGTCGTGGGTCCGCCGAAGCGGTACGGAGCTTCCTTACGGAATGGGCGGGCTTACCGGTTGCCGCCCATGGTCCTTTTCGACACCGCCATGCTAACTGTGCGACGGCTCGTCGGCGACCGTCCGCCCGCGCGTCTTGATCAGACTCGCGACGGTGGTGATCACCAGGATCACCGCGATCACCCCGATCGACAGGCCGGTCGAGATCTCCGGCACCTTGACGTGCTCGCCGCCGTTGATGAACGGCAGGGTGTTCTCGTGCAGGGCGTGCAGCACCAGCTTCACGCCGATGAACGCCAGGATCAGTGACAGCCCGTAGGACAGATACACCAACCGGTCCAGCAGGCCGCCGATGAGGAAGTACAGCTGGCGCAACCCCATCAACGCGAAGGCGTTGGCGGTGAACACGATGTAGGGCTCCTCGGTCAGCCCGTAGATCGCCGGGATCGAGTCCAGGGCGAAGAGCAGGTCGGTGAACCCGATGGCGATGAGCGCCAAGAACATCGGCGTGACGGCCCGGTTGCCGCCGATCTTCGTCAGGAATTTGTCACCGTCGTAGTCGTCGGTGGTGGGCACGATCTTGCGCACCAGGGCGATGATCCGGCTGTCGCGCTTCTCCTCCACCTCCTTCTCGTGGCCGGCCTCGCGGGCGAGTTTGGCGGCGGTGAGCACCAGGAAGACGCCGAAGATGTAGAACACCCAGCTGAACGTGTTGATGGCCGCGGTCCCCAGGGCGATGAACCCGGCCCGCATCACCAGCGCCATGACGATGCCGATGAGCAACAGCTTCTGCTGGAACGCCCGCGGCACCGCGAATGTGGCCATGATGACGGTGAACACGAACAGGTTGTCGACGCTCAGCGCCTTTTCGGTGACGTAGCCGGCGAAGTACTCCCCGGCGAACTGCCCACCCCACTGCCACCAGACCACGAAGCCGAACACGATGGCCAGGCCGATGTACACCGCCGACCAGGTCGCCGACTCGCGGAACGTCGGTTCGTGGGCCACCCGCACGTGAGCGAAGAAGTCGAAAACGAACAATCCGAGTATCACCGCGCAGGTGACACCCCACACCATGACCGATACGTTCATGACTTCCATTATTCGGCATTAGCCAGGCTTGACCGCCAACACAGGTTTCGGGCACTCCACCAGCAGTTGTTGCGCGACGCTGCCGAGAAGCAGTTTGCCGACCGGATTGCGGTGACGCAGGCCGATCACCAGGAGATCGGCGTCGGGGCGCTCCATCGCCTCCAACAGCGCGTCGGCGGCGTACACCCCGACCGGTTGGGACAGCTCGTAGCGCACGCCGCAGTCACGCAACCGGTCCTCGATGTCGCGCACCTCGCCGGGCTGGGCGAACGCGGCGTCGACGTAGGAGTCACCCGGTGTCGAGTTGACCACCAGCAGATCGGCGTCGCGCAGCGCGGCCTCGGCGATGCCGGCGTCCAGCGCAGCCCTGCCGAACTGGTCATTGGTGTATCCGACTACGATCATTTTTTCTCCTCGCGCAAGCGCTCGTCGACGATCATGATGCCTGCGCCTTCTCTCGCTGATCCTTGTCGTCCTCGACGACCAAGAGCGTCTCCTCGTCGCGGTGCAGGAGTCGCAGTATGAGCGGAATCGCCAGCAGCACCGCCATGCAGAGGTACGTCACGATGGCGACCGGCTCGGTGAACAGGCTCGACCATTCGCCCCCGCCGATCTGCAGGCTCTGGCGCAATTGTCGTTCGATGCGCGGGCCCAGGATGACGCCGATGATCAGCGGCAGTATCGGAAGGCCGAACCGGCGCATCATCAGACCGAGCAGTCCGAACAGCAGCAGCAGTGCCAGATCCAGCGGCTGGACGTTCACCGCGAAGGCCCCCAGGGCGGCGAAGAACAGGATGCCGGCGTACAGGTACGGCCGCGGCGTGCGCAACAGCTTGGCCCAGAGCGGCGCCAGCGGCAGGTTGAGCACCAGCAGCAGGAAGTTGCCGATGAACAGGCTGGCGATCAGCGTCCAGATCAGCAGCGGCTCTTTACTGAAAAGTGTTGGTCCGGGCTGGATTCCATAGGATACGAAGGCGGTGAGCATGACCGCAGCCGTGGCGTTGGTCGGCAGGCCCAGCGACAGCATCGGCACCAACGTGCCCGCGGCGGAGGCGTTGTTGGCCGCCTCGGGCCCGGCCACTCCTTCGATGGCGCCCCGCCCGAACTCCTCTGGATGCTTGGACAGCTTCTTCTCGGTGATGTAGCTCAGGAACGTGGGCAGCTCAGCGCCGCCGGCGGGCAGGGCTCCGAACGGGAACCCGAACGCGGTGCCGCGCAGCCACGGCTTCCAGGACCGCCGCCAGTCATCACGACCCATCCACGGCCGGCCCACCGGAATCACATCGGCCGGACGCCGGCGCAGGTGCGCAGCCACCCAGAGTGCCTCTCCCACAGCGAAGATCGCGACCGCGATCACCACGATGTCGATGCCATCGGAGAGCTGCGGGATACCGAATGTGGCGCGTGGCTGGCCGGTGAGGAAGTCGATGCCGACGATGCCGATCGCCAAGCCGAGCACCAGCGAGATGGCGCCGCGCAACTTCGACGAGCCCAGCACCGCGGTCACCGCCACCAGCGCGAAGAGCATGATCGCCAGATACGACGGCGCGCCGAGGGTGACGGCGAACCGCGAGATCGCGGGGGCGAACGCGGCCAGCAGCACGGTGCCGATGGTGCCCGCGACGAACGAGCCGATCGCCGCGGTGGCCAATGCCTGCGCGGCTCGTCCTGCTTTCGCCATCTTGTTGCCCTCGATGGCGGTGATCACCGACGACGACTCCCCCGGAGTGTTCAGCAGGATCGACGTGGTGGATCCGCCGTACATGCCGCCGTAGAAGATGCCGGCGAACATGATGAATGCCGCACTGGGGCTGACGTTGTAGGTGATGGGAAGCAGCAGCGCCACGGTCATGGCCGGCCCGATGCCGGGCAGCACACCTACCGCGGTACCCAGCAGCACCCCGATCACGGCGTACAGCAGGTTCATCGGGGTCGCCGCCTCGGCGAAACCCTGCATCAGCCAGTTGAAGTTGTCCATCTAGAGAATCCCGTCCAGGATGCCTGCGGGCAGCGGGATTCCGAGCCCGGAGTAGAACGCGTAGAAGCTGGCCAGTGCCAGGACAGCGCCGATGACGATGTTGCGCACGTAGTGCTTGCTGCCCAGAATCGTTGCCGCGCCGGCGAAGAACAGCGCGCTCATGATCACCCAGCCCAGCAGATTGACGAGCAGGATCATCGCGACGAACAGCGCGATCAGCAGGCCGACGGTACGCCAGTCCCCCGGCGCCTCGGGATCGATGTCCTCACCGGCGTCGGCCTCACCCTTGCTACCGCGCGGGATCGCAATAGCCAGCACCACCGCGAGCACCAGCGCTGCTATGCCGATGGTCAACGGAAAGAACTTGGGCCCAACGGGATCCACCTTGGCGAAGCCTTCATCGAGCGTCAGCCCGCTGTAGACCAGGAATCCGCCGACGATCACCAAGACGGCGACCACAATGTACTGCGCGTAGTCGGGGCGGCTGTCCGAGACTGCCTGCCGGTCATCGATGCTCACAGCAGCCCCAATTCGGTCAGCGTCGACGAGACGCGGTTGTCCTGATCGGAGAGGAACTGCTCGAAGGCCGCACCGGTGACGAAGGCATCGGTCCAGCCGTTCTTGACCAGCGCCTCTTTCCACTGACTCGTGCCGTGCAGCTCCTCGAGCGCTTTGACCATCGCGCCCTTGGCGTCGTCCGAAATACCCGGCGGCGCCAGCACTCCACGCCAGTTGGCGAACGTCAGGTCGATACCGGATTCCTTGAGCGTCGGCGCATCGATGCCCTTGACCCGTTCCGCGCTGGACACCGCGAGCACCCGCAGCTGGCCCGCCTCAATCTGGTCGATGAGCTCACCCGGGCTGGAGGTTCCCACGGTGATCTTCTTGCCGAGCAGCGCGGTCAGCAGGTCGCCGCCGCCGTCGTAGGTGACGAAGTTGACCTGTTTGGGATCGACGCCGACTTTCTTCGCGACTTCCATCGGGAACAGGTGATCGGGCCCGCCCGGTGAGGAGCCGCCGCCGATGGTCACCTTGCTCGGATCTGCCTTCCACGCCTCGACGAAGTCGCCCACGGTCTTGAACGGCGAATCGGCAGGGACGAATATCGCCCCGGGATCCTCGATCAACTTCGCGATGGCCGTCGCGTCGGAGGCCTTGATCTTGGATCCGTTGGTGTAGGTGGCGCCGACGACGCCCAGACCCATCGTCATCATCAGGTCGCCGTTACCCCGCTCGTTCATGAGTCGGGCCATCGCGACGGTTCCGCCGGCACCCAGCACGTTGAACACCTCGACGCGGCCGGTGATGTCCTGGTCCTCCATGATCTTCACCGCGGTGCGCGCGGTGAGGTCGTATCCGCCACCGGGGCTGTTGGGCACCATCATTCGCAGCCGGTGCAGCCCCTGCGGGTCGTTTCCCCGGGTGACCCCGCACGCGCTCAGCGTCACCGCCAGCGCCACTATGGTGGCAACCGCCCGGAACAACGGTCGTCGACTACGACGCAACATCGTCATGCCCCTTCGCATAGATGTGATGCTCAGCAATACTGGTAGACATGGTGACCGGGGTCACTCTTTGGGACGCAAAGGAAGTTTTGGTCGTTGTGGTCATCGCTGGTACGTAGCGGCCGAAGCCTGGCTGGCCAGTTCCTGGTGTTCCAGTTGCTCGTCGTCGCAGTCGTGCTCACGGCCGTGGCCGCCGTCAGCGTCGCACAGTCGACCAAGGAGTTCCGTGACGTACGCGGGCAGCGGATGATCGCCGTCGCCGAGAACGTGGCCTCAACGCCACTGGTGCGCGAACGGTACGCGGATCCGTTCGCGGCCCGGCTGCTGGCGCCCGATGTGGACCGGGCGATCGCGCTGTCCGGTGCGGACCTGGCCGAGATCATCGACCCCGCCGGGGTGGTCCGGGTGTCCTCGGACCCGTCTCGCGTCGGCAGGCAGGTGGGCTTCGGCCCCAGCCGGGTCACCGAGGGCCGGGCCTGGTTCGGCGACGCCGATATCGACAGCCGGCACGCCCTGATCGGCCAGGTGCCGATCCTGTCCACCACGGGCGACGTCCTCTCGGTGGTGTCGGTCAGCGAGCCCTATCCCTCGGTGTGGCAGCTGCTCAGCGGTGCCGGCGAACGGCTGCTGGTGTACCTGGGACTCGGCGCCGTTCTGGGCCTGGGTGCCTCGTGGCTGCTGTCGCGACGGATCAAGCGGCATACCCGAGGGTTGGAGGTCGCCGAGATCGCCGGACTGGCCGAACATCGAGAAGCGTTGCTGCACAGCATTCGTGAGGGTGTCATCGGAGTGAACACCGACGGGGTGATCACCGTCGTCAACGACAGCGCGCAGGAGCTACTGGGCATCGGATCCGATGCGGTCAACTGCAGTGTGCGCGACGCCGGAATCGACCCGGCGGTGGCCGACTTCCTGCTGTCGCACGAGGATGGCCACGACGTCGTGATCGCCACCCCCAACCGCGTGCTGGCACTGAATCGTCGCGCGGCAACCAGCCAGGGCCAGCGGATCGGCACGGTGACCACGATGCGCGACAGCACCGAACTGGCCTCGATGCAGGGCCAGCTCTCGTCGCACAAGAGTGTCACCGACACGCTGCGGGCGCAGACTCACGAATTCGCCAACCAGCTGCATACGATCTCCGGGCTGGTCCAGCTCGGTGAGTACGAGTCGGTCCGCGAGCTGGTGGGGGCCCTCACCAGACGTCGAGCTGAGATCAGTGATGCTGTCACCCAACATATTTCCGATCCGGCGGTCGCCGCGCTCCTGATCGCCAAGACCACTCTGGCGGCCGAGAGCGGAGTGTCGCTGACGCTGTCCGCCGACTCCCACCTGGCACCGCTGAGTCCGGCACTGGCCACCGACGTCATCACCGTGCTGGGCAACCTCATCGACAATGCCGTCGAGGTATCGGTGGGCTCGGCCGCCCGCCTGGTCACCGCGCGGGTCGACGACAGCGACGGCCTCAGCATCGAAGTGGGCGATTCCGGACCTGGTGTGCCGCAGGAACTTCGCACGCAGATCTTCTCGCGTGGCGTGACCTCCAAACCGGACGTTCCCGGTGGTCGTGGGATCGGTCTGGCCCTGGTCCGGCTGATCACCGCGCAGTACGGCGGCACGGCGCAGGTGCGCGACGCACCCGGCGGCGGCGCGCTCTTCGTCGCCCGGATGCCCCGCGTAGAGTCGGTCAGCCATGCGTGAAGTACTGGTGGTCGACGACGATTTCATGGTCGCCGAGATTCATCGCCGCTTCGTCGACCGTGTCGAGGGCTTCCACACCACCGCGGTGGCCAACACCGGTGCCGCCGCACTCGACGCCGCGAACAGGCTGCGGCCCGACCTGATCCTGCTCGACGTCTATCTGCCCGACATGAGCGGCCTGCAGGTGCTGCAGGGGTTGCGGGCCCGCGGTGATGCCGTGGGCGTCATCATGATCACCGCCGCCCGCGAGCTCGACACCGTCAGCGGCGCGCTCGACGGCGGGGCGACCGACTACCTGATCAAGCCGTTCGAGTTCGAGCAGCTGCGAACAAAGCTGGCGGCCTATGCCGCGCGCGCCGACGCCCTGGGATCGGCCGAGGGCATCGACCAGACATTGGTGGACGCGGTGTTCGGCCGCTCCCCGGTGGCGGCGGAGACCCGTCCCATGCCCAAGGGCCTCGGGGCCGAAACCGGCAAACTGGTCCTCGATGCGGTCCGCACCGCGGGCGAGGTGTCGGCCGCGGAATGCGCCGATCTGATCGGCATCTCCCGGGTCAGCGCCCGCCGCTATCTCGAGCATTACCTGCAGGCCGGTGCGGTCGGCCTGCGTCTGCAGTACGGAGCGGGGCGGCCCGAGCGCCGCTACCACCCGACCTAGGCCGGTTTTCTCGGCGCGCGCCGGACCCGACCGGCTGGCATGATCCGGTGCTTATGACTCTGCACCACCTTCCGGCGACACCACAGACGGTGCACTGGGGGTTCTTCGATCCCCGGCAACCGCCCGCGGTGACGGTGGACTCCGGCGACGTGGTGGAGATCGAGACCCTGACCCATCACGCAGGCGATGCACCCGACCTGTTGATGGACGACGGGATCGCGGACGTCTTCGCGCAAGTCAACGATCGCGGTCCCGGCCCGCACATTCTCACCGGGCCGATCGCAGTCGCCGGGGCGCGTCCCGGTGACGTCCTGCAAGTCGACATCCTTGCGGCCACCCCGCGGCTGGCCTACGGCTCCAACCTGGCGGCCCACTGGGGTTACCTCTACCGCGAGCTGCCCGTGGAACGGGTGACCATCTACGAACTGGACACCGAAGCGCTGCTGGGGCGGGCCCTGTTCGGCTACGACTGGACCACGACGCCGCTGGCCGACGCCCCGGGCACCATCGTCAGCCCGGCCGAGAGTCGGCGCGAGCCCGCGCTGCCCGGCGTCGTCGTACCGCTGCGTCCACACTTCGGCACGATGGGCGTGGCCCCCGCGGAAGCGGAGCGGGTCTCGTCGGTGCCGCCGGGTGATCACGGCGGAAACGTCGACAACTGGCGGATCGGCGCCGGCGGCCGGATGTACTACCCGGTGCAGGTTCCCGGCGCGCTGTTGTCAGTGGGCGATCCGCACGTCTCCCAAGGCGACGGGGAGGTGAGCGGAACGGCCCTGGAGTCGTCGCTGAACGGGTTGCTGCGCTTGACCATTCGCCGCGACCTGCCGTTCGTCGTGCCGGTGCTGGAAACGTCGACCGAGCTTCTGGTGCACGGCTTCGGTGACACCCTGGACGCAGCGATGAACAGCGCCGCACTGCGCGCCCTGGACCTGCTGGTGCGCCACTTCGGCTTGACCCGCCCCGACGCCTACTCGTTCATGTCGGTGGCGGTGGACTTCACCGTGACGCAGGTGGTCGATCAGCGCCAGGGCGTGCACGCCCGCATCGACAAGCGGTGCTTCCCGCGGTGGCAGAATCCGGCGGCATGACCGGTATCCAGGCGTTCACGTTCACCCCGGCTGATGGCGTTCCGCCCGCGGTGGCCCCGTTCTCGCATGCCACGGCCGCCGGGCCGACCCTGTATGTGACCGGGCAGATGCCCACCGACACCACCGGCGCCGTGGTCGGCACCGACGTCGCCACCCAGACAGCTCAGGTGTTGCGAAACCTGTTGCGGGTGACCGAACTGTGCGGCGGCGGCATCGACGACGTGGTGTCGGTGCGGGCTTTTCTGACCGATTGGTCGGACTACGCGGCGTTCAACGACGCCTACGCACCGTGGTTCCCCGACCGGTTACCGAGCCGAACCTGCGTCGGCACTACAGGACTCGCCGTGGGTGCATGTGTGGAGATCGACTGGGTGTGCTGGCGAGCCGGGGGCTGGCCGGGCTTGGGCTGACCGGGCTTGGGTGACCGCCTGGCCGTCGCGGCGTAGGCGATCCAGGACACCAGCACGGCGGTGAAGGCAGCCGCCTGCGCATAACCCGTTGCGCCCGAGGGATACATGACACCGGTGATGTAGTGG
Encoded here:
- a CDS encoding acetamidase/formamidase family protein, which codes for MTLHHLPATPQTVHWGFFDPRQPPAVTVDSGDVVEIETLTHHAGDAPDLLMDDGIADVFAQVNDRGPGPHILTGPIAVAGARPGDVLQVDILAATPRLAYGSNLAAHWGYLYRELPVERVTIYELDTEALLGRALFGYDWTTTPLADAPGTIVSPAESRREPALPGVVVPLRPHFGTMGVAPAEAERVSSVPPGDHGGNVDNWRIGAGGRMYYPVQVPGALLSVGDPHVSQGDGEVSGTALESSLNGLLRLTIRRDLPFVVPVLETSTELLVHGFGDTLDAAMNSAALRALDLLVRHFGLTRPDAYSFMSVAVDFTVTQVVDQRQGVHARIDKRCFPRWQNPAA
- a CDS encoding response regulator, whose translation is MREVLVVDDDFMVAEIHRRFVDRVEGFHTTAVANTGAAALDAANRLRPDLILLDVYLPDMSGLQVLQGLRARGDAVGVIMITAARELDTVSGALDGGATDYLIKPFEFEQLRTKLAAYAARADALGSAEGIDQTLVDAVFGRSPVAAETRPMPKGLGAETGKLVLDAVRTAGEVSAAECADLIGISRVSARRYLEHYLQAGAVGLRLQYGAGRPERRYHPT
- a CDS encoding Bug family tripartite tricarboxylate transporter substrate binding protein — protein: MLRRSRRPLFRAVATIVALAVTLSACGVTRGNDPQGLHRLRMMVPNSPGGGYDLTARTAVKIMEDQDITGRVEVFNVLGAGGTVAMARLMNERGNGDLMMTMGLGVVGATYTNGSKIKASDATAIAKLIEDPGAIFVPADSPFKTVGDFVEAWKADPSKVTIGGGSSPGGPDHLFPMEVAKKVGVDPKQVNFVTYDGGGDLLTALLGKKITVGTSSPGELIDQIEAGQLRVLAVSSAERVKGIDAPTLKESGIDLTFANWRGVLAPPGISDDAKGAMVKALEELHGTSQWKEALVKNGWTDAFVTGAAFEQFLSDQDNRVSSTLTELGLL
- a CDS encoding RidA family protein, producing MTGIQAFTFTPADGVPPAVAPFSHATAAGPTLYVTGQMPTDTTGAVVGTDVATQTAQVLRNLLRVTELCGGGIDDVVSVRAFLTDWSDYAAFNDAYAPWFPDRLPSRTCVGTTGLAVGACVEIDWVCWRAGGWPGLG
- a CDS encoding sensor histidine kinase, producing the protein MWSSLVRSGRSLAGQFLVFQLLVVAVVLTAVAAVSVAQSTKEFRDVRGQRMIAVAENVASTPLVRERYADPFAARLLAPDVDRAIALSGADLAEIIDPAGVVRVSSDPSRVGRQVGFGPSRVTEGRAWFGDADIDSRHALIGQVPILSTTGDVLSVVSVSEPYPSVWQLLSGAGERLLVYLGLGAVLGLGASWLLSRRIKRHTRGLEVAEIAGLAEHREALLHSIREGVIGVNTDGVITVVNDSAQELLGIGSDAVNCSVRDAGIDPAVADFLLSHEDGHDVVIATPNRVLALNRRAATSQGQRIGTVTTMRDSTELASMQGQLSSHKSVTDTLRAQTHEFANQLHTISGLVQLGEYESVRELVGALTRRRAEISDAVTQHISDPAVAALLIAKTTLAAESGVSLTLSADSHLAPLSPALATDVITVLGNLIDNAVEVSVGSAARLVTARVDDSDGLSIEVGDSGPGVPQELRTQIFSRGVTSKPDVPGGRGIGLALVRLITAQYGGTAQVRDAPGGGALFVARMPRVESVSHA